From the Eptesicus fuscus isolate TK198812 chromosome 19, DD_ASM_mEF_20220401, whole genome shotgun sequence genome, the window ggatgggtggatggatgggtggatgggtggatgggtggatggatgggtggatgggtggatggatgggaggatggatggatggatgggtgggtgggtggatggatggatggatggatggatggatgggaggatggatggatgggaggatggatggatggatggatggatgggaggatggatggatggatggatggatgggaggatggatggatgggaggatggatggatggatggatggatgggaggatggatggatggatggatggatggatggatggatgggtggatgggtggatgggtggatggatgggaggatggatggatggatgggtggatggatgggtggatgggtggatgggtggatggatgggtggatgggtggatggatgggaggatggatggatggatgggtgggtgggtggtggatggatggatggatggatggatggatggatgggaggatggatggatggaggatggatggatggatggatggatgggaggatggatggatggatggatggatggatggatggatggatggatggatggatggatggatgggaggatggatgggaggatggatggatggatggatggatggatggatggatggaggatggatggatggatggatggatggatggatggatggaggatggatggatggatggatggatggatggatggatggatgggtggatagatggatggatggatgggtggatgggtgggtagatgggtggatggatggatgggaggatggattgatggatagatgggtgggtggatgggtggatggatgggaggatggatgggtggatgggcgGATGGATGGTCTCAGAGCAGGGACCCCCCCGGGGGGCTGGCGTGGCAGGGACCCCGGGGGGCTGGTCCCAGAGCGTCGCCTGCCCGGCCTGAGAACTGGTTTGTGTCTCAGCCATAGGAACCCAGGGCTCCGGCCGGGATTTCCCAGGGATAGGCTGCGCCCCGAGAAAGGGAAGGGCTGTGTGTGACCAGGGAACGGGCTGCGCCCCgaggcagggaagggctgtgtgTGGCCGCTGCGGTGTGGGCAGGGCGGCCCTGAGTCCCAGCCCCAGGACACCAGCTGCACCCAGCCGCCCAGCATCAGGAAGGCTGGCTCTGGACAAgggcccaggtcccaggggaGAACTAGGATAGGGGCCCggccaggccctgggagcaggcGACGGGGGCCCTGCCAGGCCGGAGGCCCCGTGTGCAAAGTGCctctctggcaggagggaggagccGGGCCCTGGCTCCCACTCCTCAGCTGGCTGACCCGGGGCCAGGCCGGCCTCTGCGTGCATCCGGGGCGCGTGGGACCGCGAGGGACCCAGGGAGACGCTGCACTGACTCATGGGTGTGGCCGGCCCTgctgagaagggggtgggggacacaggaaGGGGAGCCGCCCGGGCCTGTGCCACTCCTCTGCCTGATGCCAACATTCTGCGGGCACCGCCCGGCCTGGGAACAGGGTTGCCTCCAGGGCTGGGTGAGAGGGCGCGGGTTCTGGAAAGCGGTGACTTTCTCTGGCAGGcgagggccggggggggggggggggggggggggggcggggcggggtgtggCAAGGGTGAGGGGAAGACGTGGCTGATGCTGACCTGGCACCAGCAGGGCCCTCTCTGGTCCCCATCCCTGACCGGTAAAGGGGGCCAGTGTAAGGGGTCATGTCAGCTCCTCTGTCCCCTGcatcctgcctcctgcctccgaCAGCAGAGCCAGGTCACCGCCTGCAGGACGCCCTCCCTGGCTGCGCGGTCTCAGTGACTCCAGATGTCTGAAAGCGCCTGCCATCGGAATCACCCACTTTCTCCCACAAGTCAACTGTGTCTGGGCTGTTGCTGACCCGATGTGACGAAGGCCCCGGACGGGCAGCCCTGTCCCTGTGGGCAGCTCATCGGGGACAAAGTCTCCTCCCCGGAGCCAGACCCGGCCGCCTCTGCTCTGGTGCCTCATGCCCAGACCTCTCTCCTCCCACGTCCTGGACCCTGGGGTTCTGCCAGGTCCCCCAACCAGTTATTCCAGCAGCTTCCCTGCCCCATGGCCCCATGGGAGTGagtcacacccccctccccgcctgcatCCCCCACCCGGCCAGTCAGTGCCCGTCACCGTCACTGAGCCCTGTGCCCTGCTTCCCAGGCCCGGGGCAtgctcccccacccgcccccgcctGCATGGGGAGTCTGATGAGTGCCGGGAGGCCTCAGAACTCAGGGCGGCTCCGTCTGGGTGCGGACATGGGGACCCCCACATGACCAGCCTTGCCCAGCGAGACCCCAGCTGCCCTGACCAagcccctgggagccaggcccagCGGCCCCGCAGCCTTCCCACAGGGTCCGGGGCTGACACGGGCCCGGGGCTCCTGccgctcccctcctgctcccacaggtCCGGGGGCAGCTCCGCACCAGCCCGGCGCCTCGGCAGGTCCACCCTGGCCTCCGCACTGGGGAGCGGCCCTGACTTGACCCGCGAGGCGCAGGGGCCGGCTCGCCCGGGCGGGGAGGAAGGGCGGGGGTCTGGagcccagctctgagcagcctgcGCCCAGGGGGCTCCCAGGAGCCtcaggcctccccgccccccgccgccaccccgcctcccctctgctggccgtCCATCAGGGAGATGGGCTGAGCTGCCTGGACCCGCCCCCTCGCCGTCAGCGGGTCTGCCTGGCGCAGAGGCCCCTAGTCCCCTGGCCGGGCCCCTCgcggcacagccagcagccacgCCCCCgagcccgccctgccccccaccccgtccgCCGTCTCAGCTGGACACTCGCTTCCCTGGGTCCTTCCCAGGCTCTGCCTGGCTGCCCAGCGGCCCCGAGCCCAGACCCCAGAAGGCAGGGCCATGGGCACAGCTCTGGGCACCGCACGGCACCTGCACAGACCCCGGCCGTGACCCTGAGGGTGGGGAacgcaggggggcagggggggcgagGACACGGTGCTGCAGGGCTGGACGAGGGCTGGACAGGGCGCTGCAGGGCCAGCGAGGCCGCACagaccccggggggggggggaccgggcGGTGGCGGGGCCGCGGGAGGGGTAAGTCCCGCTGGAGGCCGCTGCCTGGctggctgcccacctgcccctcccacagcctctgtcCCGGTTATAAGGCCTCCGGAGAGGAGGGCCCCACCGCTCCCCAAGACGCCGCCATGAAGACAGTCCTGCTGCTCCTCATCGTCCTGGCTGCGGCCCTGCGCCCAGGTGCGGCGGGCGGGCCCAGGcgcgggagggagggcgggcgcccGCGGTGGGGCTGGGGCCGGAGCTTGGAGTTGCGGACCCTGAGGCTCTGAGAATCCTGAGATTGTGGGGGTGCTGGACTcaatttatttgttattaatttttaaaatatttttattgatttcagagagggaggggagagagagagagagagacatccatgatgagagagaatcatcgatgggctgcctcctgcacgccccccactggggatggagcccgcctcCCGGACAtatgaccgggaatcgaaccgtgacctcctggttcataggtcagcgctcaacccctgagccacgccggccgggctggactCAGAATTTAAAACCAGCCCCGTCTCCGCGGCTCGGACGGACAATGTGGGGTCAGAGAATCCCAGATGGCCTCTTGGGTCGGCCCCGACGGGCAGTGACACAGCCCGCCGCCGGGAGATGCCTCCCCCACTGGCCCTTCACGTCCCCCCAGGACAGCCATGCTCCCCACAGTCACGCGTGGCCAGGCAGGCAGCTCCCGCCCTGCTCAGCCTGAGGTCGGGCACCTGGCCCTGGGACCGCCCTGGAGGGATGAGGGAGTCCCCGAGAACCAGGCCAGGAAGCAGGTCTCCAGTGCACCCCCTACTGGCCACTGCTCTCAGGTCCTCCCTGCAGACTGGGCCGGCCACCTCCCTCCTGCTGgggcccccagggctggcctcAGGTGGCCTCAGGTGGCAGAGGGCTCTGTCCCGAGGGGCCTTTCCAGCGGTGAGCCCAGGGCGGAGGGTCCCTGGAGGGTCTCCCTGTCCCTGGCTGAGACCCTGCCGCTCCCCACCAGCCCGGGCTCTCCGCTGCCACGTGTGCGCCAGTTCCACCAACTGTAAGAAGCCACAGAGCTGCTCGGCCAGCGCGCGCTACTGCCGGACCGTGACCAACGGTGCGTGTCcatcccgggggcgggggcgtcCCGGGGTGGGGGGCCGTCCCGGGGTGGGGGGACCGTCCCGGGGTGGGGAGACCGTCCCGGGGTGTGGAGACCGTCCCAGGATGGGGGGACCGTCCCGGGGTGGGGGGCCGTCCCGGGGTGGGGGGCCGTCCCGGGGTGGGGGACCGTCCCGGGGTGGGGGGCCGTCCCGGGGTGGGGAGACCGTCCCGGGGTGGGGAGACCGTCCCGGGGTGGGGAGACCGTCCCGGGGTGGGGAGACCGTCCCGGGGTGGGGGGACCGTCCCGGGGTGGGGGGCcgtcccggggtgggggggccggtgcctggggtgggggggcggtcccGAGGTGGTGAGACCGTCCCGGGGTGGGGGGACcgtcccggggtgggggggccgtcCCGGGGTGGGGGACCGTCCCGGGGTGGGGGGCCGTCCCGGGGTGGGGGGCCGTCCCGGGGTGGGGAGACCGTCCCGGGGTGGGGGGACCGTCCCGGGGTGGGGGGCCGTCCCGGGGTGGGGGGCCGTCCCGGGGTGGGGAGACCGTCCCGGGGTGGGGAGACCGTCCCGGGGTGGGGAGACCGTCCCGGGGTGTGGAGACTGTCCCAGGATGGGGGGACCGTCCGGGAAGGTCGGGGCGCCGTGGGTGCacgcggggtggggtggggtggggctcagAGCGGCCGGCCTGACCGCCCTCGCGCTCGGCAGTGGAGCACCTGTCGGGGAACCTGGTGGAGAAGGACTGCGCGGAGACGTGCCGGCCCACCTACCCGCAGCCCGGCCAGGTCAGCAGCGGCGTGGCCACCACCCAGTGCTGCCAGGACGACCTGTGCAACGAAAGGCTCGTGAACGGCGCCCCCggccgccccctgctggccggcgccgcgctgggcctggggctggcgctgggcctCCTGGCCCTCACCGTGGGCCCCAGCCTCTGAGCCGCGGGCCAGGCCTCCATTCCTTTCCGGGCGctcccacgccccctcccccgcccccgccgtgaTGGTGCGGGCCTGGGCAGGCCCTTCCTCGGAGGCTCTGGGGCCGGGCCCGCGGCAGGAGAGCGCCCTCCCACACGAGAGCCCCGGGCCCTGGCAGGGGGGCACGCGGACCCCCTGACTTCTCGTCCATTCCACTTGGTTCCCTTCGATTTTTCTACTGAAACGCCATCGGAATAAACGCTTGGAAACCGTCTGGTGTCTGCTGTtccaggggcgggggaggcaccGGCCACGCAGGACCCCAAGGCCCGGCCAAGCATGGCTACACTTGAAATGCCACGGTCACCCCTTATCCtcgttgggggggggcaggccctcCCCAGGCACCTCCTCTAACCCTAGAAGAGAAGGGGTGCCCCTGAGGGGCCGAGGGCAGAGctcagggcagagggaaggcaggccctcccacaggggggtcagggaggaggggccccctcacacaccctcccctggAACGTCCTGGGGCCCTCAGGCTCAGCTGCGCCTGGAGCTGTGCAGGGGCCGAGGTCAGTCCCGTTCCCGGGGTCAGTCCCTGCAGGtgagccctgcagccccaccggCCACCTGAACCCGGGTGgagaggggtgtgtggggggccGTGTGCCAAGAAAGCACCGCCTCTGAGGGCCTGGTTCTGAGTCCCACGGCCTAGGTTCTGGGCCCGCTGCCCGGGTTCTGGGCCCGCTGCCCGAGTTCTGAGCCCGCTGCCCGGGTTCTGGGCCCGCTGCCCGGGTTCTGAGCCCGCTGCCCGAGTTCTGGGCCCGCTGCCCGAGTTCTGAGCCCGCTGCCCGGGTTCTGAGCCCGCTGCCCGAGTTCTGGGCCCGCTGCCCGAGTTCTGAGCCCGCTGCCCGAGTTCTGAGCCCACTGCCCGGGTTCTGAGCCCGCTGCCCGGGTTCTGAGCCCGCTGCCCGGGTTCTGGGCCCGCTGCCCAG encodes:
- the LY6D gene encoding lymphocyte antigen 6D; the encoded protein is MKTVLLLLIVLAAALRPARALRCHVCASSTNCKKPQSCSASARYCRTVTNVEHLSGNLVEKDCAETCRPTYPQPGQVSSGVATTQCCQDDLCNERLVNGAPGRPLLAGAALGLGLALGLLALTVGPSL